The genomic region CGCTTTTGTTGGAACCACAGGGAGCTTGGAATCGGAATAGTGCCATACAGCCCACTTGGTCGCGGATTTTTTGGTGGCAAAGGAGTTGTCGAAAGTCTACCTACAAATAATTTTCTGGTAAGGGAGTTCCGGGGTAGCGATATGCTTAATTATGTGAACAAGAACGGTTATTTGATGGCTATTGATTTTGTTATCAGGTATCAGGTTTCTGTCCTCGATTCACAGGAGACAACTTGGAGAACAACAAGGTCATCTTTGGCAACGTACGAAAGTTGTCCGAGAAGCACGGATGCACCCCTGCACAAGTTGCCCTAGCTTGGATTCTTAGCCAAGGTGATGGCGTGGTACCAATCCCTGGTATGTTCGTATTAACTTACTAACTGGACGATCCATTTTTAATAAACTTGAAAACGAAGCATACTTACATCTCATTGTGTTCTTTTAGGGACGACAAAGATAAAAAATCTCGATGATAATATCGGATCGTTGAGAGTGAAACTCACTGAAGGAGATGTGAAGGAGGTTTCTGATGCGATACCCATCAACGGTGCGGCAGGGGAAAGATATAGTGACAGTTTCGTTAGCTGGTCATGGAAGTTTGCAAATACACCAGCAAAAGCATAGCAACATACCAACTTGTACCTAAAGCGCATGTAGTACTATTTGGCCAATACTGCTCATTTCTGTTGACATGCCTAgcttttttattattgatttaATAAGAGCTGAGCtcgtttaaaagtgtttttaacatGGTCGAAaacatttttggtgaaaataattttgtaactaatttttagtaaaaatgcaagtgaatcgtAGAAAAGCATTTGAAGTAATTCTTACAAGAAGCATATAACAGTTTTTTCTCTAATAATGTTTTCAATCGtgtaaaaatactttcaaacgaGCCCTAACTTAGAGACTTCATCTCCATGTTAAAGCTCTATCCATGGCCTCGGAACTCTACTTGGAGGCTTGAAATTGAAAACGTCCGTGTAATGACATGCCATAAATTTACAAATACAATCACAATTGTCGAGTTTAATCCATAATCCacagtggaaaaaaaaaacacccaaagATTGTGCGTAAAATTACCCCAAAACATTTAATTTGTTGAGAGTATCAAtctcacataaaaaaaaaaagcggtACATTGCATGTGCTTGTAAATAATTAGGCTACTTCTTATattgctaattaattttatagctTGTTGTACCATATATTGGGCCTCATTATTTAGGCTTCATTACTTAGCCCATGATTCATGTAAAAGGGGAGGAAACCCTTATTCTATAAAAGGGCTCCCTCGCAATCATTAGAGGGGGAGAGATAGCAAAGGGCAGCACACAGAGAGCTCCCTTGCTTGTCCATTGCAATCCACAATAGTGAAACAGAATCGACACTAATGTGGATGTAGCCCAACTTGGGTGAACCACgatacatcttgtgttgtttgattCCCTGTCTCTATCTATTtgcatacttatccacactaatgatcATAGCAATCTAGCAAAAGTCATAAACTTGACATTTTATGTTGTACCAAaatcctcgccgattttgttcatcaacatttggcgccgtCCGTGGGAATCAACACGAAAAGCTATGTCGgttctctttcattttttcatCAAACCACCTGTCTCCACTGTGGATATGCAAAAAACCAAATTCCATAAATCCCAGAAAAACCCAAATCGCAGTCTTCAAATCCCATTGCAAAGTTCccatattttctgttttccGAATAGTTTTCAAGAACGGTTTTTTAGTACGATCAAAACCCAGTTCAAAAACCTATAGACACCAAAATCGGTTCCCTCGACGTCTGCAAGCCTGCGTGCACTGACGTCGACAGCCTACCGAACAGCGCCGCTTTAGCAATCCAAAGCTTTGCCCCCTCCACCGTCAACTCCTCTGACGCCACTCTGGGTGGCCACATCGCCCACCGACTCGTCCAAATCGGCGTCACCGACGTGTTCACTGTCCCCGGTGACTTGAACTTAACCCTCATTGCCCACCTCATCGCCGAGCCCGGGCTCACCAACATCAGCTGCTGCAACAAACTCAACGTCGGGTACGCTGCTGACGGCTACGCCCAGTCTCGGGGAGTCGGGGCGTGTGTTGTTACTTTCACTGTGGGTGGGCTCAGTGTTCTCAATGCTATCGCGGGAGCTTACAGTGAGAGTCTGCCATTGATTTGTATAGTTGGAGGACCCAACTTGAACGATTACGGGACGCACAGGATTCTTCACCACACTATTGGGTTACCGGATTTTAGCCAAGAGCTGACATGCTTCCAAACCGTCACTTGCTATCAGAAATACACTGACCAAATTGAGACCGCCACTAACGAGCAGATCAATGAACCAGTGGCCTGAAAAAACACCCACGAGAAGCACTCATGAATAAGATAAGAACTAGTGCAAGGTTCCCACTACACTACACCAAGGTTCCCCGTCTCCACTTTCTGTTGTACTAGAAGATGCCCACCAACTTTTGAAAAAGATAAGACTTTCATCATGAAGGGGAGTTCATGTTCCCACCATGCCCACTTTCTGAAAAAACCCACGAGACAACTACGAAGAAGATTAgaattcattattcttttattaataTGTCGGCCACCTCCCTTTTAAAATAACACAACTTTAATCATTATGAAcactatatttattatttaaatattattttcgtaCGTAATTACTGTATATGCTTCATACACGCCACATTGCCTATTTTGTTCACTATACATTAAGtgccactatatatatataagtaattgCTTTATGCACTTTTTTCAATCTTGTCGCAGTGACAGTCAGCATGATATTTAGATAGTACTATTTGCATTTGATTAATAGTTCATGACATGGTATGTGCAACATGATAAATAGAGTCATGCAGCTACTGATACAAGTGACAAGTACAAACTGATATGCATAGTTATATGTGCATGAATTGTGACTGCCATTAAACTGTGTCACTTGTACAACATGTGATTTACCGActcaataaattatttattta from Pyrus communis chromosome 9, drPyrComm1.1, whole genome shotgun sequence harbors:
- the LOC137745429 gene encoding pyruvate decarboxylase 4-like translates to MSYDQNPVQKPIDTKIGSLDVCKPACTDVDSLPNSAALAIQSFAPSTVNSSDATLGGHIAHRLVQIGVTDVFTVPGDLNLTLIAHLIAEPGLTNISCCNKLNVGYAADGYAQSRGVGACVVTFTVGGLSVLNAIAGAYSESLPLICIVGGPNLNDYGTHRILHHTIGLPDFSQELTCFQTVTCYQKYTDQIETATNEQINEPVA